One window of the Paraburkholderia sp. PGU19 genome contains the following:
- a CDS encoding NapC/NirT family cytochrome c: MRDLLRRYWTTITRPSAYFSLGFLTLGGFIAGVVFWGAFNTAMELTNTEAFCTGCHEMRDNTYAELKTTIHYSNRSGFHAKCSDCHVPHEWTYKIARKMQASKEVWAKVFGDINTRDKFQAKRLELAEHEWARFKANNSLECRNCHSFEYMDFTRQSPRAQEAHQRFLEPGAKTCIDCHKGIAHQLPDMTQAEVDAQKKQQAKKP, encoded by the coding sequence ATGCGCGACCTGCTGCGACGCTACTGGACGACCATTACCCGGCCTAGTGCGTATTTCAGTCTGGGATTTCTGACTCTCGGCGGATTCATCGCGGGGGTGGTGTTCTGGGGCGCGTTCAACACCGCAATGGAATTGACGAATACTGAGGCGTTCTGCACTGGCTGTCATGAAATGCGTGACAATACCTATGCCGAGCTGAAAACCACGATTCACTACAGCAATCGCAGCGGCTTTCACGCCAAGTGTTCGGATTGTCATGTACCGCATGAGTGGACATACAAGATTGCGCGCAAAATGCAGGCGTCGAAAGAGGTCTGGGCGAAGGTCTTCGGAGACATCAATACCCGCGACAAATTCCAGGCGAAGCGGCTGGAACTGGCCGAACATGAATGGGCGCGCTTCAAGGCGAACAACTCGCTGGAATGCAGAAACTGCCACTCGTTCGAGTACATGGACTTCACGCGTCAGAGCCCGCGCGCGCAGGAGGCGCATCAGCGTTTTCTCGAGCCGGGTGCGAAGACCTGCATCGATTGCCACAAGGGGATTGCTCACCAGTTGCCGGACATGACCCAGGCAGAAGTGGACGCGCAAAAAAAGCAGCAGGCCAAGAAGCCGTGA
- the ccmA gene encoding cytochrome c biogenesis heme-transporting ATPase CcmA yields the protein MFSVEQLAVERGGRMIVRGIDLHLAAGYALQIHGANGSGKSTLLCALAGLLLPVKGKVCWHGADVRSQPQRFRRDLSYMGHTNGVSDDLTVLENIRFARLLGAGRSTDNSTYRSHLNEGEVLKGAGLLELLHTRLNRLSQGQRRRVALARVMLSAKPLWLLDEPAEALDAAAQGWLGVCIDAHMRAGGIVVSTTHRPLATASAHTRHLRLEGEADDWRDAGCHTPRTHSDLAQTDDDARHAGVLHSRIEPVPTGDWS from the coding sequence ATGTTTTCTGTTGAGCAGCTTGCCGTGGAACGCGGCGGCCGGATGATCGTTCGCGGCATTGACCTGCATCTCGCAGCCGGCTACGCACTGCAGATTCACGGTGCGAATGGCAGCGGCAAGTCGACGCTGCTGTGCGCGCTCGCCGGTCTGTTGCTGCCCGTGAAGGGCAAGGTGTGCTGGCATGGCGCCGACGTGCGCTCGCAACCGCAGCGGTTCCGGCGCGATCTGTCGTATATGGGGCATACGAACGGCGTCAGCGACGATCTCACCGTGCTTGAAAACATCCGCTTCGCGCGGTTGCTTGGCGCAGGCCGCTCGACGGACAACAGCACTTACCGATCACATCTGAATGAAGGCGAGGTCCTCAAGGGCGCGGGCTTGCTAGAGTTGCTGCATACGCGGCTCAACCGCCTTTCGCAAGGACAACGTCGCCGTGTTGCGCTCGCACGCGTGATGCTGAGCGCCAAACCGTTATGGCTGCTCGACGAGCCGGCCGAAGCACTCGACGCTGCGGCGCAAGGCTGGCTGGGCGTGTGCATCGACGCTCACATGCGTGCAGGCGGCATTGTCGTGTCGACGACACACCGGCCATTGGCAACAGCCAGTGCGCATACGCGCCATCTGCGTCTGGAAGGGGAGGCCGATGACTGGCGTGACGCTGGGTGTCATACGCCGCGAACTCATTCTGACCTGGCGCAGACGGACGATGACGCTCGGCACGCTGGCGTTCTTCATTCTCGCATCGAGCCTGTTCCCACTGGCGATTGGTCCTGA
- a CDS encoding nitrate reductase cytochrome c-type subunit, with amino-acid sequence MRTWIALVIASVLAIVAVAQPTVPKGPFYDTLRGPTALDEEPTPPLIAPTENQDVIRGRAYAQQPPTIPHKIDGYQLDRNANRCLSCHASSRAAESGAVPVAISHYTNREGETLGHLAPRRYFCTQCHVPQADAKPLVANTFSEIQDVRLPSAATKKK; translated from the coding sequence ATGCGAACGTGGATAGCTCTGGTCATTGCTTCAGTCCTGGCGATTGTGGCAGTCGCGCAGCCGACTGTCCCGAAAGGACCGTTCTACGACACGTTGCGTGGTCCGACAGCGCTCGATGAAGAGCCGACACCGCCACTGATTGCGCCGACCGAAAACCAGGATGTGATTCGTGGGCGGGCGTACGCGCAGCAACCGCCGACCATCCCTCACAAGATCGACGGTTACCAGCTCGATCGGAACGCGAACCGGTGTCTTTCGTGCCATGCGAGCAGCCGCGCGGCGGAGAGCGGTGCCGTGCCCGTGGCGATCTCACACTATACGAACCGGGAGGGTGAGACGCTCGGACACCTCGCGCCACGCCGCTATTTCTGCACCCAGTGCCATGTTCCTCAGGCCGATGCGAAGCCGCTCGTGGCCAATACGTTCAGCGAAATCCAGGACGTCAGGCTGCCGTCTGCGGCGACGAAAAAAAAGTAG
- the ccmB gene encoding heme exporter protein CcmB, with amino-acid sequence MTLGTLAFFILASSLFPLAIGPDSKLLQAIAPGVMWVTALFAALLSAGQLFGHDFACGALEQMLLSPQPLTVIVLGKIVAHWLTNGLALALLAPLVALQYDLRFSDMLPLMGSLLLGTPLLSLIGSMGAALTLGVRGGSVVLALLILPLYVPVLIFGVGAADPAVTTEWSRANFSLLGATLCVAVWLCPWASAAALRIAME; translated from the coding sequence ATGACGCTCGGCACGCTGGCGTTCTTCATTCTCGCATCGAGCCTGTTCCCACTGGCGATTGGTCCTGACTCGAAGCTCCTGCAGGCGATTGCGCCGGGCGTGATGTGGGTGACGGCCCTGTTCGCTGCATTGCTGTCGGCCGGTCAGCTGTTCGGACACGATTTCGCGTGCGGCGCACTCGAACAGATGCTGCTGTCGCCACAGCCGCTGACCGTCATCGTGTTGGGCAAGATCGTCGCGCATTGGCTGACCAACGGTCTTGCACTTGCTCTACTCGCGCCGCTGGTCGCGCTTCAGTACGACCTTCGCTTCTCCGACATGCTGCCGCTGATGGGCTCGCTGCTGCTCGGTACGCCGCTCCTGAGCCTGATCGGCTCGATGGGCGCGGCACTCACACTGGGCGTGCGCGGGGGCAGTGTCGTCCTCGCGCTTCTCATTCTGCCGCTCTATGTTCCCGTACTGATCTTCGGCGTTGGCGCGGCCGATCCCGCGGTCACGACCGAATGGTCCAGGGCGAACTTTTCACTGCTCGGTGCGACCTTGTGCGTCGCCGTGTGGCTGTGTCCGTGGGCGAGCGCCGCTGCACTGCGCATTGCAATGGAGTGA